The proteins below are encoded in one region of Oncorhynchus tshawytscha isolate Ot180627B linkage group LG04, Otsh_v2.0, whole genome shotgun sequence:
- the LOC121846378 gene encoding cysteine-rich secretory protein LCCL domain-containing 2-like: protein MTAAMPFWLSALTLALNLLVLSVREGAALFLPDSNELRQLLSRYQDDQNSTDNTAGSRTRRAIQWTDRGEILQLHNKLRGQVYPTASNMEYMVWDDELERSATHWAEACQWEHGPNDLLMSIGQNLAVHWGRYRSPAYHVQAWYDEVKDYTYPYQHECNPWCPDRCSGPMCTHYTQLVWATTSRVGCAVHVCPRMNVWGEIWENAVYLVCNYSPKGNWIGEAPYQHGRPCSQCPPSYGGSCRDNLCFKGDSRRSETEDMNEVEKAQIPMSPRTTTKPVPRPQPKPAAPKKPSTHKAPTSTFLAQNIKCETKMRDKCKGATCNRFNCPANCQNKKGKVWGTLFYDVQSSICRAAMHYGIINNNGGLVDTTRKDKLPFFVKATKNGIESFSKYKAGNAFVVSKVERQSVDCYATVAEICPFKKPYSNCPRVFCPANCKNEPSYWAPVVGNSFYTERSSICRAAIHAGVIQAGGGYVDVLALDKKKSYVGVLKNGIQSESKSNPEGGSFRVFAVRE, encoded by the exons ATGACTGCTGCCATGCCCTTCTGGCTCTCAGCCCTTACCCTTGCCCTCAACCTCCTGGTCCTCTCTGTCAGGGAAGGAGCTGCCCTCTTCCTGCCCGACTCCAATGAGCTGCGGCAGCTACTGAGCCGGTACCAGGATGACCAGAACAGCACTGATAACACAGCGGGTAGTAGGACCCGACGGGCCATCCAGTGGACAGACCGCGGGGAGATTCTACAACTGCACAACAAACTGAGAGGACAAGTCTACCCCACCGCATCCAACATGGAGTACATG GTCTGGGATGATGAGCTGGAGAGGTCAGCCACTCACTGGGCAGAGGCATGCCAGTGGGAACATGGACCTAATGACCTGCTCATGTCCATCGGTCAGAACCTCGCCGTTCATTGGGGCAG gTACCGGTCCCCGGCATACCACGTCCAGGCCTGGTATGATGAGGTGAAGGACTACACCTACCCCTACCAACATGAGTGCAATCCCTGGTGTCCCGACCGCTGCTCAGGGCCCATGTGCACCCACTACACCCAG CTGGTCTGGGCCACCACTAGTCGTGTGGGGTGTGCAGTGCACGTGTGTCCCAGGATGAACGTGTGGGGGGAGATCTGGGAGAACGCTGTTTACCTCGTCTGTAACTACTCCCCCAA gGGAAACTGGATCGGAGAGGCCCCTTACCAACATGGCCGCCCATGCTCCCAGTGCCCTCCTAGCTATGGAGGAAGCTGCAGGGACAACCTTTGCTTCAAGGGGGATTCTCGGCGTTCTGAGACTGAGGACATGAACGAGGTGGAGAAAGCTCAGATTCCCATGTCACCCCGCACCACCACCAAGCCTGTCCCCAGACCCCAACCCAAGCCTGCTGCTCCCAAGAAGCCCTCCACTCACAAGGCTCCCACCAGCACTTTCCTGG CCCAAAACATCAAGTGTGAGACCAAAATGCGTGACAAGTGCAAGGGAGCAACCTGCAACAGATTCAACTGCCCTGCTAACTGCCAGAACAAGAAAGGGAAAGTGTGGGGGACGCTCTTCTATGATGTG CAATCAAGTATCTGTCGTGCTGCTATGCACTATGGCATCATCAATAACAATGGTGGTCTGGTGGACACTACGAGGAAAGACAAGTTGCCATTCTTCGTCAAGGCAACAAAGAACGGCATTGAGTCATTCAG TAAATACAAAGCCGGCAATGCATTTGTGGTGTCCAAAGTGGAAA GACAATCAGTGGACTGCTATGCAACAGTGGCGGAGATCTGCCCCTTCAAGAAGCCCTACTCCAACTGCCCAAG AGTGTTCTGTCCGGCCAACTGCAAGAATGAGCCATCCTACTGGGCTCCGGTGGTTGGGAACAGCTTCTACACAGAG CGCTCCAGTATCTGCCGGGCAGCCATCCATGCCGGGGTGATCCAAGCCGGCGGGGGCTACGTGGACGTCCTGGCCCTGGATAAGAAGAAGAGTTATGTTGGTGTCCTGAAGAACGGCATCCAGTCAGAGAG TAAGAGCAATCCAGAGGGTGGCTCGTTCCGTGTTTTTGCTGTGAGGGAGTGA